The segment TGTTCCTCCCTGATAACTTCCCATCCATACCCTGTTGATACTGGTGCTCAAGCTCAGCGTTAATCTTCCGATCCTCTGCCCCTACAGAAAcacaaatataacaatataccCTCTTTATTACAAGCAATTAAAGGCCATCAGTATTTTCccataacaataaaatgtttccCCTCATGGTTGGTTTCAGACAATGTATATCAGTATGGAAGTGGATTAAGGtagttgttatatattttacaagtgTAGAATGCATTGTAACCTGGTCCTGTGTGCATAATAAATGACAGGACATTACCAGTGGTTGTTTTAAAGTTCACTCTATGTACTCTTTGACCAGTGATCACTGTAGGGAAAAGGATATGTGGCGTACAGGATGTCATCTGATGGTCGGGTTTTGGAAGTCTCTCATCCAACACAATAGGAGGTTGCAATCAGTTTTGGATCTGTCAAGCATTCAAATCCAGCAACCCTTCACTTCCACCCTAGAGACTCACCGCTGCGGAAATGGGACGTTGACTTGTGATCCCCAATAACAAGACGTCCAGTGTGTTCTTTCTGTCAGCgaatgaaaacatttggagtaagAATGTGTTATGACGGTTATGTTTGAATTAGATAACTGTGTGAAACAAAGAGATGACTTGATAACAGAAAGCAAAATACCTTTCCTGCTCCCATCAGTCTCAAAAACTTCTGCTTCCTTTCATCTGTCCCTAAatctgctgatccccattgtGTGGCTCCTGGCTACATGAACAGGTCAAAACAGATTAATTTGAGCCATTAGTGTTACAGATAGGCATATACactacatacatatacacacacagaaaaaggCTTAACAGATAAAACATGTAACAAAATTATCTGGTACAGTTGTTATTATGCAAAAAACGCAATAAAGTAGCAAACAGAGAGCTGTTACACTAGTACCATGCACATATCAGTCCTTCGTCACactaacaacatttaaaaatagttacaACACATTGCTAACAATCTGCTAACATTGTTGGTTCAGGAATATGTCAGATCAGCTGTAGTAAATTCAGTAATGCGTGATGGAGAGCACATACTTTATCTGGAGATGCGGGTCGTTTCGTGCCTTTACACGTTTCGTCTGAAGAACTCATTTTCAAAGATTTTGAACTACAGTGGTCAAATAAACATTGCTTGCGCCTGCCTGCTCCAACGTTTGCTTAGCAGCTAAGAGCTAGCGTGCACCGCGCGGTGCATCATGGGAGTTGTAGTTAGAATGACGCGAGTCTCCTCTacttttaaccttttttaacaACAGAAAAACGAAATATTTGcgaacaaaatataaaattggaTACCAATTTTTAAAGCAGAAACCACTTTTGTATTTTCTACAGTAGTATTTGGGATTCCAATTCACTTGTTAAGAAAGctttaaaaacagttgaaagTCCTTAAAACATTTCcttatgtgatttatttatttatttagactagTTATACccctcatttatttatttagttagttatgtaTGTTAGTTATATACCCTGGCCTTGtccgtttatttatttatttatttattttaactagttATTTACcactttccatttatttatttattttgaatagttaTTTACcccttttcatttatttatttatttatttatttaggataGTTATAAACccctgtttattattttttaatgctagTTATATACCCGTgtccatgtatttatttatttgtttgtttagactAGTTATATACCCCTGtccattgatttatttgtttgtttgtttagactaGTTATATACCCCTGtccatttatgtatttgtttgtttatttgtttagacTAGTTATATACCCCTGtccattgatttatttgtttgtttgtttgtttagactaGTTATATACCcctgtccatttatttattagtttgtttgtttagactaGTTATATACCCCTGtccatttatgtatttgtttgtttatttgtttagacTAGTTATATACCCCTGtccattgatttatttgtttatttgtttgtttagactAGTTATATACCcctgtccatttatttatttgtttatttgtttgtttagactAGTTATATACCCCTGTccattgatttgtttgtttgtttgtttgtttagactaGTTATATACCCCTGtccatttatgtatttgtttgtttatttgtttagacTAGTTATATACCcctgtccatttatttatttgtttatttgtttgtttagactAGTTATATACCCCTgtccatttatttgtttgtttgtttgtttaaactaGTTATATACCcctgtccatttatttatttgtttgtttgtttagactaGTTATATACCcctgttcatttatttgtttgtttgtttgtttagactaGTTATATACCCCTGTccgtttatttatttgtttgtttgtttgtttaaactaGTTATATACCcctgtccatttatttatttgtttgtttgtttagactaGTTATATACCcctgtccatttatttatttgtttgtttgtttagactaGTTATATACCcctgtccatttatttatttgtttgtttagactGGTTATATACCCCTGTTTAGTTATATACCCCTGTccgtttatttatttgtttgtttgtttatagttATATACCCTGTccattttgtatttgtttgtttatttgtttagacTAGTTATATACCcctgtccatttatttatttgtttatttgtttgttttagttatatacccctgtccatttatttatttgtttatttgtttgtttagactAGTTATATTGtccattgatttatttgtttgtttgtttagactaGTTATATACCcctgtccatttatttattttccatttatttatttgtttagtttagttatatacccctgtccatttatttatttgtttatttgtttgtttagactAGTTTATATACCCCTgtccagtttgtttgttttagttatattgtccattttgtatttgtttgtttgtttagactaGTTATATACCcctgtccatttatttatttgtttgtttgtttgtttagactaGTTATATACCcctgtccatttatttatttgtttatttgtttgtttagactAGTTATATACCCCTGtccattgatttatttgtttgtttgtttgtttagactaGTTATATACCcctgtccatttatttatttgtttgtttgtttgtttagactaGTTATATACCcctgtccatttatttatttgtttatttgtttgtttagactAGTTATATACCCCTgtccatttatttgtttgtttgtttttatttatttgtttgtttgtttgtttagactaGTTATATACCcctgtccatttatttatttgtttgtttgtttagactaGTTATATACCcctgtccatttatttatttgtttgtttatttgtttagacTAGTTATATACCcctgtccatttatttatttttgtttgtttagactaGTTATATACCcctgtccatttatttatttgtttgtttgtttagactaGTTATATACCcctgtccatttatttatttgtttgtttatttgtttgtttgtttgtttagactaGTTATATACCCCTgtccatttatttgtttgtttgtttgtttagactaGTTATATACCcctgtccatttatttatttgtttgtttgtttagactaGTTATATACccctgttcatttatttatttgtttgtttgtttagactaGTTATATACCCCTgtccatttatttgtttgtccatttatttatttgtttgtttagactAGTTATATACCCCTGtccattgatttatttgtttgtttgtttgtttagactaGTTATATACCcctgtccatttatttatttgtttgtttgtttagactaGTTATATACCcctgtccatttatttatttgtttagactAGTTATATACCCCTGtccattgatttatttgtttgtttgtttagactaGTTATATACCcctgtccatttatttatttgtttgtttagactAGTTATATACCCCTGtccattgatttatttgtttgtttgtttgtttagactaGTTATATACCcctgtccatttatttatttgtttgtttgtttagactaGTTATATACCcctgtccatttatttatttgtttgtttagactGGTTATATACCCCTgtccatttatttgtttgtttgtttagactaGTTATATACCCCTGtccattgatttatttgtttgtttgtttgtttagactaGTTATATACCcctgtccatttatttatttgtttgtttgtttagactaGTTATATACCcctgtccatttatttatttgtttagactAGTTATATACCCCTGtccattgatttatttgtttgtttgttagacTAGTTATATACCcctgtccatttatttatttgtttgtttagactAGTTATATACCCCTGtccattgatttatttgtttgtttgtttagactaGTTATATACCCCTgtccatttatttgtttgtttgtttagactaGTTATATACCCCTgtccatttatttgtttgtttgtttagactaGTTATATACCcctgtccatttatttatttgtttgtttgtttagactaGTTATATACCcctgtccatttatttatttgtttgtttgtttagactaGTTATATACCcctgtccatttatttatttgtttgtttgtttagactaGTTATATACCcctgtccatttatttatttgtttagactAGTTATATACCCCTGtccattgatttatttgtttgtttgtttagactaGTTATATACCcctgtccatttatttatttgtttgtttagactAGTTATATACCCCTGtccattgatttatttgtttgtttgtttagactaGTTATATACCCCTgtccatttatttgtttgtttgtttagactaGTTATATACCCCTgtccatttatttgtttgtttgtttagactaGTTATATACCCCTGtccttatatttatttatttagactagTTATATACccctatttgtttgtttgttctttcattcattcttctCCTCCCTCTCTTTTGTTTATGATGTTCTCAATAGAACTTTTTTAACCAAGCATATCCATAAAAACTGGATAATGGACTTTTTGGGTGATATGTATGTGACGTACtgatttttttccactttttatATATGCAGTTTATATTAATGCATACAATTATTCATCAACACATTCAttctattcattcattctagCCTAATTGTggaggttatttatttatttattttaattcacttACTTTAAAAGTAAGTGGTAAATATTCAAAAATTGGTAAAATATACCAAAAACAGCTTCTTTTAGGGAATGTATTAGGCTAAACTGTAATATACAAGCGAGTAatgataatataaattatagacAATTGTAAAGTCAGTCTTTGTAGTACTGACCGATGTGAATTCAGACTCATGCACTGCCGATTAATCAATTAAAACAaggtttttatatgtaaatgtgggGCAGAGCTTGGCACGGAACACGGacggctctctctctctctctcttttctggCTCAATgcgtttatataaatacatgcgGTCGTGGGTAGTCTCTCAGAGTTCCGGACTGCTTCATATCCTCTCATTTCCATCTGTGAAACTGAGACTCACTCATCGTCCACCAAACTAGCGTCAGTCCAGCACCTTCGACGATATCAAGCCATGGCTGTTACCGGCTGCTCTCAGTGCATCAAATATATGCTCTTCTTCTTAAACTTCATCTTCTGGGTGAGTTTGTTTaccaatattattttaattatcgtCTCTCGTAGTGCCATTACTACTTATTTCTTGTACTACCATCGGAAATTTCTAAAGAAATGCTTCaggttttctaaagaaaaagaaaagttgtTTTACGGGATTGTATGGTTTATGtaaaatactatattattactacaatttagAAATTTGAAATAATTCCAAGGACCTGATTTAACTCAGGGAAGTCCTAAGAGCAGAATAAACAATAAGTGTCATTCTGAAAGTTCTTGTTGTGGATCTTTTGACTCCGTACACAATCGTCCCATCTGAAGtgattaatgtgtttttttaccTCAGATTTTTTCTCAGCATTCTttgcaaagattttttttccacactatTTTAACTAGTACTTTAACTAGTTTAAGGACATTTGGAAAAGtctatatgtgaccttggaccacaaaaccagtcataagggtcatttttttcaaatgtttatgtatttatacataatctcaaagctgaatatataagctttcagttgatgtatggtttgctatgataggacaatatttggccgagatatgactatttaaaaatctgagaGTGAATCTGAAggattctgagggtgcaaaaaaatcaaaatattgagaaaattgcctttaaagtttttcaaataatgctcttaacaatgtatatgactaatcaaaaattaagttttcatacatttacagtagaaattttacaaaatatcttaatggaacatgatctttacttaatatcctaatgatttttgccataaaagaaaaatcaataattttgacccatacaatgtatttttggctattgctacaaatataccccagcgacttaagcgacttaagactggttttgtggtccagggtcacatatatgaaaaGTCACCTAAATGGTGtagccagtgtttttttttgtgagtgtaTTCCTAGACATGAAGAGAACGTGTCTCAGGCTCCAGAGAGCCTCCTGTAGAGTGAGGGTTAGCTGTGGCTTTGCTATATTTTTACACTCTCTATAATTATGTCCATGTGCTGTAGGGACACTATAACATAAATACACCATAAAAGAACAGAGAAAGAATCACATGCCGACAAGTTGTTTAAAAGTAgtaaatttagtaaaaatatatattcatttttaagacttttttaaatcGTGCGGAGAGTCATTTTGCTGCAATcactttattaaatgttttacagtCTGCAAAGCTTATTTTGACTAAAACATCACATGATGTTCAAGCAATGACATCACAGAGTATAACTAATCATGAGTTGTGAGAAATATCTAATTAGCATTTAGCAGCAAGACAAACATTATGGAATAACATtcattacacaaaataaataatgtttacacCAAGtcctaaaaataacaaaacatgtcatttttcagACTcttttaataaaggccttcaaAGTTTTCATTCAAGACCTTTAACTTGAGAATGATATTGTGTGATATCATATCCACAACGCCAATCCCAAACCCTCTTGAGATACGTATTGTTTCCCGTCATTGTATTttacacactgccaacacaaaaatatatcatCCCGACATCCACAATTCTGTGACTGAAGCTGCCACTTCCTGCTTCGTgaattaccaaaaaataaacaaacaaaagctaTTACAGAGGACTGACTCTCAGTGCTGAAGAGGACCCCCCCACCCTTTTTTGTGCGTGAATAACACTAAACCTGTCAGATGTTTCTTCCCTAAATGCAGGAAGAAATGACCTCTGGAAAGACCTCCGGAAAAAGAAttgaaacaaacatttctggGCGATGACATTTGTTGAAGGATTTTAAATCCCAGTTTTaatcagtatttaaaatgtgaatttttgctTGAAACGGctagtaaacattttttttttcttctcatcttCTCTTATTTTTAGCTGGCTGGCGGTGTAATTTTGGGTGTAGCTTTATGGCTTCGCCATGACAGTCAAACTAGCAGCCTCCTAATGCTCCAGTTTGAGGGGAATCAAGCACCAGGAACCTTTCATATCAGTAAGTGATTGCTGCTTACAAACTAAAAGCTAAGTTCAATTTTAAGAGTGGAAACAACAGCTGCTTCATCCCTCAAATAGGTTCAGATTTAAAATCGTAACTACGTTCTAGTTCCAATTATCCAACCTAGTTATTTAAACTAGCCACCCAAACCCTACTATCATAACCCTCTGAAAATTACCGTGCCCATTCATTTCCAACCTAAATGCTCACTTATGTCCAGTGTTGTTAATTTTATCCTCTTACAGTATAATTTAGATACTGAACATTTACTCGGACTGTGCagtgtaatatttcaaatttagaAAGTTCATCATCAAGTTGGGACTTATTTAACACTTTGCTCatgtatgttttattgtaatCCTGTACAATGTTGTTTCAAGTAATAAGCAGAATATTTGAAACTGttaatgtataatatttgaattattattttattaattattattacatttgtattatgaataatttatttattacttctGCTTACAAAAAGGACAAAAGAGACATAAACATGGACATAATACATAATTCATAAACAGGTAGTGCAGTGACTTACGTAAGACCTTTAGGTTGAATGTAATGTATAAATACTGGCATTTCTGCATAACTAGTAATAACaagaatgaattattattattattattatttattcctcACATATAATTGAATTAATTCATACCTTTaggtacatttattatttttcataataataaaaataatagtagtagtagtggtggtgacgatttttgttttaaaatttctttctttttctttctttctttgtaatttattttctaatttaaacaaatttagctgcaagcagcaattaccagggttcaagcgcttttAAGCacatttaaggcatttaagcacatatgaaaaaagatatTATTTATCAAGCCTTAAAcaacctaaatcaatgatttaaaaaagcattattgGCAAATCTAGATCaattaccatagaaatatgatattttttaacgtttatgactgttaagagcaccagctgtggtccgatctctcTAAAACTGTGCATGCTTGTTTAGtatcacctgttgcatgtgctcaccaggtttggtgaagttttaagttttcatttagggtTTGTAGTCTTTTGGGTAtctttggacaggccccttttctaaacaacccagTCATAGCTTCCCAGTCATagcttttttgaaaattattgacctagagagtcgcactgcagtgttttctttttccagattgagtgaagaacctaggactagttcgcaaaagtaggttttttacattttcttaatcatttaacaaatggtttgatcaacagcagtggttctagaggcaaagtcaTTCAAAATGGCAAGGTCTAACGTATAATATGAAtatcgtgtgtatgtgtgcaaaaCCGTGCAATGTACAATTGTTTACACCCATGTAAAATGCGATGTAATCCCCCAGTGggcgatttctttcaaatttctcacagacctttagggccgtGAGTCAAACCATCGGGCTCCGTTCCGATCAGAGGCATATGTTTTGTTCGGCGTTAGTCAAGAATTccaatgacataagacacttgagtctgCGACAAACaatttaggagttatgagtgattttgtacttttgatcactgtagcaccCCCCGTAAAGCCGTTTGGGGCGAGTCTTGGTGACGTTGTAGACAGTGTGAGCGCTACCATCTCTCTAAGTTttaagtctctacaacttacggtttggtctgccagatcagttttacgtggagatggCTGATctttggccattctaacaattacaatagggtttacaattataatatgtaatggagttacgtaatttaattacaaaataaatgtaactgtaatctgttacagttaatgagaaaaaatgtgtaaccTCAGAACAacttcaaagtaaaaaaaagtgctaaagtctgattttgtagtAGCTGTACtttaaaattagattattataatcttaattcaaatgatgaaggattttgagaAGTCACGGTAATTAGTGCTGAGacctactgtaaggttaaccctgcctgttttaaatgtttcaaaatgaataacagttgaaaacatttaagtaatcgaatgtaatcagttacattactttaggAAAGTATTTCCAAgataaccttcccaacactttGTTAACATGCATGATCAAGAAGCCTTTGCACTGTGAACTTTGAGAAACAATTACTCTTAAAATAGAACAGCATGTCCCCTCAAAGATGGAAGTAGGAAGCTGGACTCTGAGAGGGTCATTAAATCACTGCGTGTGTATATCTGTGTGTGCATATGGTATTCCCTACGATATGGGAGCCAAATGTCCCCACGATACCACTAAATATTGAccttgtggagacatttttgtCTGCCCATGAGGAAAACAggttataaatcatacagaatgagttttttttatctaaaaatgcagaaagttttgtgtgaggggtaGGATTAGAGAAAGGGAatagaaaatacaatttgtacagtataaaaaccattgcatctATGGAATGTctccataaaacatggaaacctgACATGTGTCCAAGTATATTTCAACAACTATGATGGCAGCAGTACAATATCATTGCATAAGAGCTTTGATCCTGTTTGTCATGTAGTCATGTTGTCGTTCTTGTATTTTCTTTAATAGCACTGCATTCTGCTGCTTTCACATGAAGTTAGTGATTCTACACACACTCCCACACGGTGCTTTAAAAGATCCAGGGAAAGACTAAAAGTTACCACAGGGCGTGTTCATACTCCACCcgtgtgcacacacacactcacgttTACACACTTAACCACAGCAGATGTACGCAAAGAGTTCGATGGCACGAGGTCAGCATGTTGTAGGCACTAGTGTAGAGTTAGCGCCCATtaatttttgtagaaaacattgGGTTGTCTCTCTCCACTCAGTATAAGTACATGGAGGAACCAGAGCTCCGCCTGTTTCTTTTTATAGCCGCAACGACCTTTTCTGATTAAAGAAGTTGGGGTTGTTGGTCTGGCCCACCCagagaaagaagagagagaTGAAGCGTTCCCCTCCCACTGCTACTGAACATCCGTGTAATTGCAAAAGCCCTGCTCATGTGCCCGTTACACCACAAATTAGAATGAGCAGTGCTTGGGACGCTCAAGTGCTGGTTAGACAACCCTAAAAATATGTTCAAGCCTGGCTGCTCCAGCAAATCATTATAGCTTAGAGAGGAATCTGGCTGGAGAATACTTACAGATTCCTAAATATAAGTTTTAAACAGAGAGTGGAGTTTGTGCAGCAGGAATAGCGGTGTATATGCACAGTAATACATATATCTGAAAGAAAAATCCATCATCATATACTTAAAGATGGGTATATA is part of the Labeo rohita strain BAU-BD-2019 chromosome 18, IGBB_LRoh.1.0, whole genome shotgun sequence genome and harbors:
- the c18h11orf58 gene encoding small acidic protein → MSSSDETCKGTKRPASPDKPGATQWGSADLGTDERKQKFLRLMGAGKKEHTGRLVIGDHKSTSHFRSGAEDRKINAELEHQYQQGMDGKLSGRNRRHCGLGFSEPDPPAESVSAAVPEMSESSEKAPEQPSEPHKDEKTPLPDTEHKKEEQHTDSKEDKKKTFKMAFVKST